A stretch of Paenibacillus mucilaginosus 3016 DNA encodes these proteins:
- a CDS encoding ABC-F family ATP-binding cassette domain-containing protein: protein MNILTVEGLYKSYGEKVLFDGIQFQINERERIGLVGVNGTGKSTLLKIMAGEEPLEQGKLLHSNHFHVEYLPQNPAFDAESTVLEQVFYGDTPLMQALREYEWALAELGLAPEDEKRQAKLFAAQQRMDATGAWDAATTAKTVLTRLGITDFGRKVGTLSGGQRKRVAMARVLIQPADLLILDEPTNHIDHETVEWLEEFLSKWKGALLLVTHDRYFLDRVTNRIFELDRGKLYSYDGNYAAFLEKKADRLEREAAEEDKRQNLLRRELAWLRRGAKARTTKQKARIDRVVELRDRKVAGPSAQLEVSLGASRLGKKIMEIEHLSKKFEDRRIVEDFSYIVLPEDRIGIIGPNGTGKSTFLNLLAGRLTPDSGMIDTGSTVKLAYYTQESVEMDDKQRAIDYIKEAAEVIRTSDGEAITAAQMMERFLFTPAQQWTPIGKLSGGEKRRLYLLRTLMGEPNVLLLDEPTNDLDIQTLTVLEEYLDDYPGVVITVSHDRYFLDRTADHLFVFEGEGRVRRFYGNYTEYMDALKLERQAEAEAKKAEKPAPKTEAPQAARSDAGRAKKLSYKEQKEWDEIEDKIAGLEERLAKIKSEIEKAGSDYGRVQDLFREEQDVSAELEATMDRWTELSELVESIASGK from the coding sequence ATGAACATACTGACGGTAGAAGGATTATATAAAAGCTACGGCGAGAAAGTGCTGTTCGACGGCATTCAGTTTCAGATTAACGAACGGGAGCGGATCGGGCTTGTCGGGGTCAACGGCACAGGCAAGTCGACGCTGCTGAAGATTATGGCGGGGGAAGAGCCGTTGGAGCAGGGCAAGCTCCTGCACTCCAATCACTTCCATGTGGAGTACCTGCCGCAAAATCCCGCGTTCGACGCCGAATCCACGGTGCTCGAGCAGGTGTTCTACGGCGACACGCCGCTGATGCAGGCGCTGCGGGAATACGAGTGGGCGCTGGCGGAGCTTGGGCTTGCGCCCGAGGACGAGAAGCGCCAGGCGAAGCTGTTCGCCGCCCAGCAGCGGATGGACGCGACCGGCGCCTGGGACGCCGCCACGACGGCGAAGACCGTGCTGACGCGCCTCGGCATCACGGACTTCGGACGCAAGGTCGGCACCTTGTCCGGCGGCCAGCGCAAGCGCGTCGCCATGGCACGGGTGCTGATCCAGCCGGCGGACCTGCTCATCCTCGACGAGCCGACGAACCACATCGACCATGAGACGGTCGAATGGCTCGAGGAGTTCCTCTCGAAGTGGAAGGGCGCGCTGCTGCTCGTCACCCACGACCGGTACTTCCTCGACCGGGTGACCAATCGTATATTCGAGCTCGACCGTGGCAAGCTGTACAGCTACGACGGCAATTACGCCGCCTTCCTTGAGAAAAAAGCGGATCGTCTGGAGCGCGAAGCGGCGGAAGAGGACAAACGGCAGAACCTGCTGCGTCGGGAGCTGGCGTGGCTGCGCCGGGGAGCCAAGGCGCGGACGACGAAGCAGAAGGCGCGGATCGACCGCGTCGTGGAGCTTCGCGACCGCAAGGTGGCCGGCCCGTCGGCACAGCTGGAGGTGTCGCTAGGAGCATCCCGTCTGGGCAAAAAAATCATGGAGATCGAGCATCTCTCGAAGAAATTCGAGGACCGGCGCATCGTCGAGGATTTCAGCTACATCGTGCTGCCGGAGGACCGGATCGGCATCATCGGACCGAACGGTACGGGGAAATCGACCTTCCTGAACCTGCTGGCCGGACGTCTGACGCCCGACAGCGGGATGATCGACACCGGCTCCACGGTGAAGCTTGCCTACTACACGCAGGAGAGCGTGGAGATGGACGACAAGCAGCGCGCGATCGACTATATCAAGGAAGCGGCGGAAGTGATCCGCACCTCCGACGGGGAGGCGATCACGGCCGCCCAGATGATGGAGCGGTTCCTGTTCACGCCGGCCCAGCAGTGGACGCCGATCGGCAAGCTCTCCGGCGGGGAGAAGCGGCGGCTGTACCTGCTTCGCACTCTGATGGGCGAGCCGAATGTGCTCCTGCTGGACGAGCCGACCAACGACCTCGATATCCAGACGCTGACCGTGCTGGAGGAATACCTCGATGATTATCCCGGCGTCGTCATTACGGTATCCCATGACCGGTACTTCCTCGACCGGACGGCGGACCATCTCTTCGTCTTCGAGGGCGAGGGGCGGGTGCGGCGGTTCTACGGGAATTACACGGAATACATGGATGCATTGAAGCTCGAGCGGCAGGCCGAAGCTGAGGCCAAGAAGGCGGAGAAGCCGGCACCGAAGACCGAAGCGCCGCAAGCCGCCCGGAGCGATGCGGGCCGTGCGAAGAAGCTGTCGTACAAGGAACAGAAGGAATGGGACGAGATCGAAGACAAGATCGCTGGACTTGAGGAGCGCCTCGCCAAGATCAAATCCGAGATCGAGAAGGCGGGAAGCGACTACGGCCGCGTCCAGGATCTGTTCCGGGAGGAGCAGGACGTGAGCGCCGAGCTGGAGGCGACGATGGACCGCTGGACGGAGCTGTCGGAGCTGGTGGAGAGCATCGCATCAGGCAAGTAA
- a CDS encoding ABC-F family ATP-binding cassette domain-containing protein gives MITVSGVTLRYGKRALFEDVNIKFTPGNCYGLIGANGAGKSTFLKILSGELEPNKGDVSITPGERMAVLKQNHFEYDEMEVLKTVVKGHARLFEIMEEKDALYAKADFSEEDGMRAAELEGEFQELDGWQAESDAAELLIGLGIGKDLHDLKMKELDGNQKVRVLLAQALFGNPNILLLDEPTNHLDIESINWLEHFLSRFEGTVIVVSHDRHFLNQVCTHIADIDFGKIQMYVGNYDFWYESSQLATKLQREANKKTEEKRKELEEFIRRFSANASKSKQATSRKKQLEKLTLEDIKPSTRKYPFIKFQPEREAGKQILTVDKLTKTVDGEKLLNNISFTVNKGDKIALVGPNGIAKTTLFQVLMGELEADSGEYSWGVTTTQAYFPKENSAYFNSDETLVDWLRKYSKDQDESYLRGFLGRMLFSGEEALKKASVLSGGEKVRCMLSKMMMSGANVLLLDEPTNHLDLESITALNNGMIDFDGTMLFVSHDHQFIQTVANRIMEITPNGLIDKVISYDEYLENEDIKKQREALYA, from the coding sequence ATGATTACGGTTTCGGGTGTTACCCTGAGATACGGCAAGCGCGCCTTGTTTGAGGATGTCAATATCAAATTTACGCCGGGCAACTGCTACGGCCTGATCGGTGCGAACGGCGCCGGCAAATCCACGTTCCTGAAGATTTTGTCCGGTGAGCTTGAGCCGAACAAAGGGGACGTGAGCATCACGCCAGGCGAGCGGATGGCGGTGCTGAAGCAGAACCATTTCGAATACGACGAGATGGAAGTGCTGAAGACCGTGGTGAAGGGCCATGCACGCCTGTTTGAAATTATGGAAGAGAAGGACGCCCTCTACGCCAAAGCGGACTTCTCCGAGGAAGACGGCATGCGCGCGGCGGAGCTTGAAGGCGAGTTCCAGGAGCTCGACGGCTGGCAGGCGGAGTCCGATGCGGCGGAACTCCTGATCGGTCTTGGCATCGGCAAGGATCTGCATGATCTCAAGATGAAGGAGCTCGACGGAAACCAGAAGGTCCGCGTCCTCCTGGCGCAGGCGCTTTTCGGCAACCCGAATATTCTGCTGCTTGACGAGCCGACGAACCACTTGGACATCGAATCGATCAACTGGCTCGAGCACTTCCTCTCCCGCTTTGAAGGCACCGTTATCGTCGTATCCCACGACCGTCACTTCCTGAACCAGGTGTGTACGCATATCGCGGATATCGACTTCGGCAAAATCCAGATGTATGTGGGCAACTACGACTTCTGGTACGAGTCCAGCCAGCTGGCTACGAAGCTGCAGCGCGAGGCCAACAAGAAGACCGAGGAGAAGCGCAAGGAACTCGAGGAGTTTATCCGCCGGTTCAGCGCCAACGCCTCCAAGTCGAAGCAGGCGACCTCCCGGAAGAAGCAGCTCGAGAAGCTTACGCTCGAGGACATCAAGCCGTCTACGCGTAAATACCCGTTCATCAAGTTCCAGCCGGAGCGCGAAGCGGGCAAGCAGATTCTGACGGTAGACAAACTGACGAAGACGGTTGACGGCGAGAAGCTGCTTAACAATATCTCGTTCACCGTGAACAAAGGCGACAAGATCGCGCTCGTCGGCCCGAACGGCATCGCGAAGACGACGCTGTTCCAGGTCCTGATGGGCGAGCTCGAAGCCGACTCCGGCGAATACAGCTGGGGCGTAACGACGACCCAGGCGTACTTCCCGAAGGAGAACTCCGCTTACTTCAACAGCGACGAGACGCTCGTCGACTGGCTGCGCAAATATTCGAAGGACCAGGACGAATCGTACCTCCGCGGCTTCCTTGGCCGCATGCTGTTCTCCGGCGAAGAAGCGCTGAAGAAAGCCAGCGTTCTCTCCGGGGGCGAGAAGGTGCGCTGCATGCTCTCCAAGATGATGATGAGCGGCGCCAACGTTCTGCTGCTTGACGAGCCGACGAACCACTTGGATCTCGAATCCATCACGGCGCTGAACAACGGCATGATCGATTTTGACGGCACGATGCTGTTCGTCTCCCATGACCATCAGTTCATCCAGACGGTGGCCAACCGGATCATGGAGATCACGCCGAACGGTCTGATCGACAAGGTCATCTCCTATGACGAGTATCTGGAGAACGAAGACATCAAGAAGCAGCGCGAGGCGCTCTACGCCTAA
- a CDS encoding thioredoxin family protein, whose protein sequence is MGLPEWSETLLLSDTPFGKGPRYVYVYSPLCGTCRVGMRMLEVAAAADPGRNIGICNINLTRELAGRWQIESVPCLVHLEGGQVSRKLYRLGSVADLLGWIRGSSL, encoded by the coding sequence ATGGGGCTGCCGGAGTGGAGCGAGACGCTCCTGCTCAGCGATACGCCCTTCGGAAAGGGTCCAAGGTACGTGTATGTGTATTCGCCCCTCTGCGGCACCTGCCGTGTCGGGATGCGGATGCTCGAAGTGGCTGCCGCGGCCGACCCGGGCCGCAACATCGGGATTTGCAACATCAACCTGACGCGGGAGCTGGCGGGACGCTGGCAGATTGAGAGCGTTCCGTGCCTTGTCCATCTTGAAGGCGGACAAGTGAGTCGCAAGCTGTACCGTCTCGGATCGGTCGCCGACCTGCTGGGATGGATCCGGGGATCGTCCCTGTGA
- a CDS encoding kinase-associated lipoprotein B: MEQFDVTTAGTLVRASYKTGEYIGETVEVSPSGKIAVKILAVVKHPTQGDLHNPMEADVAFFHQRRALAFQEIALMPSHTVKPYTGTVPEYRTSLLAALEAQRQELQGTVRWAQRCLEELEALAREY; this comes from the coding sequence ATGGAGCAGTTCGATGTAACGACAGCGGGTACGCTGGTCAGAGCCTCGTACAAGACGGGGGAGTATATCGGTGAAACGGTTGAGGTCTCCCCAAGCGGCAAGATTGCAGTGAAAATCCTGGCGGTCGTGAAGCACCCGACGCAGGGCGACCTGCACAACCCGATGGAAGCGGATGTGGCGTTCTTCCATCAGCGCCGGGCGCTGGCCTTCCAGGAGATCGCGCTGATGCCGTCCCACACGGTGAAGCCTTACACCGGAACGGTGCCGGAGTACCGAACCTCACTGCTCGCTGCGCTGGAAGCCCAGCGACAGGAACTGCAGGGAACGGTCCGGTGGGCCCAGCGCTGCCTCGAGGAGCTGGAAGCACTGGCCCGGGAATATTGA
- a CDS encoding sensor histidine kinase — protein sequence MLFVLIGLWTIGLLLIVTDPKRMTTRWISSIAFTGGCGGLSAVIADDLFPLFYAKGWLTSNVAPLLTQAEIFSSLTCYYGLPYTFVMFSIVYFPDYPYWSWQRKRWLPYVLLLPPVLSFAFDAPPDAPIPYSYVLFWAVPYILGGIYLLTAGTWKERNSFLRRSRLLTTAAAAPTLFFALFTLYVLPALFGEYEWWRYNPGIIAFTIAVIVGSSFRYGFMGLQISIQNQKLDYTLRAITSGTSILNHAIKNDVGKIRLFGDKIKSDAERGTADPENLMRDVEVILAASQHIYDMIYRIQGQTQEVELVMEEFEPERILRQCLDMLAPETQGVLVEEQYLYRGTMTGDRAQLTEVWTNVLTNAIEAMPGGGKLTVRLSETKRKLVVEIKDSGLGMEKHQLKRVFDPFYTTKSGKKLNFGLGLSYCYTIVMKHKGTMNIHSKPGQGTSVFMQFPRRAAAESRKGASENGQ from the coding sequence ATGCTGTTCGTGCTCATCGGCCTCTGGACAATCGGCCTGCTGCTTATCGTGACCGATCCTAAGCGCATGACGACGCGCTGGATCTCCTCGATCGCATTCACCGGAGGCTGCGGCGGGCTGTCGGCCGTCATTGCGGACGACCTGTTCCCGCTGTTCTATGCGAAGGGGTGGCTGACCTCGAATGTGGCGCCTCTCCTCACACAGGCTGAGATTTTCTCCTCACTGACGTGTTATTACGGCCTGCCGTATACGTTCGTCATGTTCAGTATCGTGTATTTCCCGGACTATCCGTACTGGTCCTGGCAGCGCAAACGCTGGCTGCCGTATGTGCTGCTGCTGCCGCCGGTGCTCTCCTTCGCCTTCGATGCGCCGCCCGATGCCCCGATCCCTTACAGCTACGTCCTGTTCTGGGCGGTGCCTTATATCCTGGGCGGGATCTACCTGCTGACCGCCGGCACCTGGAAGGAGCGCAATTCGTTCCTGCGGCGCAGCCGGCTGCTGACGACCGCCGCGGCGGCGCCTACGCTCTTTTTTGCCTTATTCACGCTGTATGTGCTTCCGGCGCTCTTCGGGGAGTATGAATGGTGGAGGTACAACCCCGGGATCATCGCGTTCACGATTGCCGTGATCGTAGGCTCTTCGTTCCGCTACGGTTTCATGGGCCTGCAGATCTCGATTCAGAACCAGAAGCTCGATTATACGCTGCGTGCGATCACCTCCGGGACCTCGATTCTTAATCACGCGATCAAGAACGATGTGGGCAAAATCCGTCTCTTCGGGGATAAGATCAAATCGGACGCGGAGCGCGGAACGGCCGATCCGGAGAATTTGATGCGGGACGTGGAGGTCATTCTCGCCGCTTCCCAGCACATCTATGACATGATCTACCGCATCCAGGGCCAGACCCAGGAAGTGGAGCTCGTCATGGAGGAATTCGAGCCCGAGCGGATTCTGAGGCAGTGCCTGGACATGCTTGCGCCGGAGACGCAGGGCGTTCTGGTCGAGGAGCAGTATCTCTACCGGGGGACAATGACCGGGGACCGGGCACAGCTCACGGAGGTGTGGACCAATGTGCTCACCAATGCGATCGAAGCGATGCCCGGCGGCGGAAAACTGACGGTGCGGCTGAGCGAGACGAAGCGCAAGCTGGTCGTGGAGATCAAGGACAGCGGGCTCGGAATGGAAAAGCATCAGCTCAAGCGGGTGTTCGATCCGTTCTACACGACGAAGAGCGGCAAAAAATTAAATTTCGGCTTGGGCCTGTCCTACTGTTATACTATTGTCATGAAGCATAAAGGCACCATGAACATCCACAGCAAACCGGGACAGGGAACGAGCGTGTTTATGCAGTTCCCCCGGCGGGCGGCTGCGGAGAGCCGGAAGGGAGCGAGTGAGAATGGACAATAA
- a CDS encoding response regulator transcription factor yields the protein MDNNRIRVVIVEDDPDWLRGLQSYLQKEGDIEVVGTASSGEAGVELLERVEADVVLMDIMMSDSPEGLWAAAEIVKCSGARVVMLSSMEEKEMIFEAFKAGAVDYMVKSNFTEIPATIRSAYANRSAIHPSVAAQMREEFRRLKQLEHEVRVRELKNLLTPTEIQVLDLIEKGHTQTQIADKFVVSIRTIKVHVGNILKKLGGKSSKEAAQKAKDMGIL from the coding sequence ATGGACAATAACCGCATTCGCGTGGTCATCGTGGAGGATGATCCCGATTGGCTGCGCGGCCTGCAGAGCTACCTGCAGAAAGAAGGGGACATCGAGGTCGTCGGAACCGCTTCCTCAGGGGAGGCGGGCGTCGAGCTGCTCGAGCGGGTGGAAGCCGATGTCGTGCTCATGGACATCATGATGTCCGACAGCCCGGAGGGACTGTGGGCGGCCGCAGAGATCGTCAAGTGCAGCGGTGCCCGTGTCGTCATGCTCTCTTCGATGGAGGAGAAGGAGATGATCTTCGAGGCGTTCAAAGCCGGTGCCGTCGATTATATGGTGAAATCGAATTTTACCGAGATTCCGGCGACGATCCGCAGCGCGTATGCGAACCGCAGCGCGATTCATCCGAGTGTAGCGGCTCAGATGCGTGAGGAGTTCCGGCGGCTGAAGCAGCTGGAGCACGAGGTACGGGTGAGGGAGCTCAAGAATCTGCTGACGCCAACCGAGATCCAGGTGCTCGATCTGATCGAGAAAGGCCATACGCAGACCCAGATCGCCGATAAGTTCGTCGTGTCGATCCGCACCATCAAGGTGCACGTGGGCAACATCCTCAAGAAGCTCGGCGGCAAGAGCTCCAAGGAAGCGGCCCAGAAGGCCAAAGATATGGGCATCTTATAG